The proteins below come from a single Bactrocera dorsalis isolate Fly_Bdor chromosome 5, ASM2337382v1, whole genome shotgun sequence genomic window:
- the LOC105227398 gene encoding probable chitinase 10: MQLLTFFWLWIGLTVALNEMVEQPIKHPDCPLIDDPMHPVQLPHPTNCRKYYTCKNRYAYAMLCENGLQWNILTYRCDFPSVTKCSTSIPDSTYPTNPTESSAYPTLEKSFFTSDSADCNKFYKCISMRCPSYMYWNSLLERCDLPQNGDCKNSPQIWTLPPYIDNSIPTAATPPTAAQGDRGPPSYNPEYDTDTTNFLPLCNTPGVDYVRHPFDCHKFIQCDGFATVQTCGNGLFWNSEVMACDRYCK; the protein is encoded by the exons ATGCAGCTGCTGACGTTTTTTTGGTTATGGATCGGATTAACTGTTGCTCTTAATGaaatg GTTGAACAACCGATAAAACATCCCGATTGCCCATTGATTGACGATCCAATGCATCCTGTACAATTGCCCCACCCAACCAACTGCAGAAAATACTACACTTGCAAAAATAGATATGCTTACGCAATGTTATGCGAGAATGGACTTCAATGGAATATTCTGACATATCGCTGTGATTTTCCCTCAGTTACAAAATGTTCCACTAGCATTCCTGATTCGACATATCCAACAAATCCAACCGAAAGCAGCGCATATCCCACATTGGAAAAATCTTTTTTCACATCAGACTCTGCAGACTGCAACAAGTTCTACAAGTGCATCTCAATGCGTTGTCCTTCTTACATGTATTGGAATTCTTTGCTAGAGCGATGCGATTTACCACAAAATGGGGACTGCAAAAATTCGCCACAGATATGGACACTTCCTCCATATATTGATAATTCCATACCGACCGCTGCAACTCCTCCAACAGCAGCACAAGGGGATCGAGGGCCACCTTCATATAATCCAGAATATGACACTGATACCACCAATTTCTTACCTCTATGCAATACACCCGGAGTTGATTACGTAAGACATCCTTTTGACTGTCATAAATTTATACAATGCGATGGCTTTGCAACGGTCCAAACCTGTGGGAACGGTCTTTTCTGGAACTCAGAGGTAATGGCCTGTGATCGTTACTGCAAATAG